From the Fulvia fulva chromosome 2, complete sequence genome, one window contains:
- a CDS encoding Altered inheritance of mitochondria protein 32 has product MFIFRHGGRFAALAARPVTSTPQRFASKISIPFAPPPFPVVESCPSPTCGCRESPSGLDIEREQNISGSMATYAEQILISTGRNDWKSKIEDEEEAVLVRQLKKHLTRGGKYVAPYHNVMITNSSFPPSSSTSAASAFLLPSFRYIPAIPTDDNNIESFIKAFVLPEKLHNFYSSLPLEQRNKLLRQPEHQGQFDSRPVNEIVILVCGHGGRDERCGKLGPVLIKEFEEKLQAQNIAILKSPDEVSEDKMTARVGSISHIGGHKWAGNVIIYIPPTLKGNALAEKGIWYGRVGPEHVEGVVKETVLGGKVIKEFFRGGIGRGGEILRL; this is encoded by the exons ATGTTCATCTTCAGGCATGGCGGACGATTCGCTGCGTTGGCAGCGCGACCTGTCACGTCTACACCTCAACGATTCGCCTCCAAGATCTCGATACCGTTCGCGCCGCCACCGTTCCCCGTCGTCGAGTCGTGTCCGAGTCCAACATGCGGGTGCAGAGAGTCGCCGTCTGGGCTAGACATCGAGCGCGAACAGAATATCAGCGGCTCGATGGCGACGTATGCAGAGCAAATCCTGATAAGCACGGGCCGCAATGACTGGAAGAGCAAGATCGAGGATGAGGAAGAGGCAGTCCTGGTCAGACAGTTGAAGAAGCACCTGACAAGAGGTGGCAAATATGTCGCT CCATATCACAATGTGATGATCACAAATTCGTCTTTCCCTCCTTCTTCAAGTACTTCTGCAGCATCCGCATTCCTCCTGCCCAGCTTCCGATACATACCAGCCATACCTACAGATGACAACAATATCGAGTCCTTCATCAAGGCTTTCGTTCTTCCGGAGAAACTGCACAATTTTTACTCCAGCTTGCCTCTTGAACAGCGAAACAAGCTCCTCCGACAACCAGAACACCAAGGGCAATTCGACTCTCGCCCAGTCAACGAAATCGTCATCCTGGTTTGTGGCCACGGCGGCCGAGACGAGCGATGCGGGAAGCTAGGACCCGTCTTGATAAAAGAGTTTGAAGAAAAGCTACAAGCACAGAACATTGCAATTCTCAAGTCCCCAGACGAGGTGTCAGAGGACAAGATGACTGCGAGGGTTGGGTCAATATCACATATTGGAGGTCATAAATGGGCTGGCAATGTCATCATATATATCCCGCCGACGCTGAAGGGAAATGCTTTAGCTGAAAAGGGGATATGGTATGGCAGAGTTGGGCCTGAGCATGTCGAAGGTGTCGTCAAGGAGACGGTGCTTGGGGGAAAAGTCATTAAGGAGTTCTTCAGAGGTGGGATCGGGAGGGGTGGGGAGATATTGAGATTGTGA
- a CDS encoding Tyrosine decarboxylase 2 → MDSETFRQAGHRAVEFIAEYYDGVAKMPVRADVKPGFLLDSIPSQGPDDAESWSDIEKDLHQKIMPGLCHWTHPGFMAYFPASSTYEGILGELYGATFNNPAFDWICSPAITELELVMGDWVGELLGLPQTLRGNPSQPASTVIQGTTTECLLVTMVAARDWVIEAIATDEDEGGKDLVRNRLVALASSETHVSTRKAAAVAGVKFRMIECDPSSGVAMTGSHLQDAVDQCLREDLIPFYATATFGTTNSCAVDDFRSIAEVKKRRPEIWIHVDGAYAGAALACEELRAPAKGMEDFDSFSVNLGKWLLTNLDCTMLFVRKQSTVMDSMKNDCAIVENPASADRAVTDYRDLQLAMGRRFRSLKVWFVLRSWGKDGIRRNIRRHIDMAASFSSWIDERSDLFVHATKPQFALNVLRVSDQAAQKMGASPDSATLKLYNAVSANKGLWLSKTRINGYTTIRVLAANPKSTLESLRFVFDTLCGEMHRLIDDVNV, encoded by the exons ATGGACTCGGAAACCTTTCGTCAGGCGGGTCACCGCGCCGTGGAGTTCA TCGCCGAATACTACGATGGCGTCGCGAAGATGCCAGTTCGCGCCGACGTGAAGCCTGGCTTCCTTCTGGACTCCATCCCTAGTCAAGGACCCGATGATGCTGAATCGTGGTCCGATATCGAGAAAGATCTCCACCAAAAGATAATGCCGGGACTCTGTCACTGGACACATCCAGGTTTCATGGCATATTTCCCAGCATCGTCTACGTATGAAGGCATCCTCGGCGAGCTGTATGGCGCAACTTTCAACAACCCTGCCTTTGACTGGATATGCTCGCCAGCGATCACGGAACTGGAATTGGTCATGGGCGATTGGGTCGGTGAACTCTTGGGATTGCCTCAAACACTCAGAGGTAACCCGTCTCAGCCTGCAAGTACAGTGATCCAGGGGACCACTACGGAGTGTCTTTTGGTTACGATGGTCGCTGCCCGGGACTGGGTCATCGAAGCCATTGCGACGGATGAAGATGAAGGAGGCAAAGACCTCGTCCGGAACAGATTGGTCGCGCTCGCTAGCTCGGAAACGCATGTCTCCACCAGGAAGGCCGCAGCTGTCGCCGGTGTCAAGTTTCGAATGATCGAGTGCGACCCGTCGAGCGGTGTTGCGATGACAGGGAGTCACTTGCAAGACGCGGTAGACCAGTGCTTGCGCGAGGATTTGATCCCATTCTATGCGACGGCCACGTTTGGCACTACCAACTCGTGCGCTGTTGACGACTTTCGAAGCATCGCAGAAGTGAAGAAGAGGCGTCCGGAAATTTGGATACATGTTGACGGCGCGTATGCGGGCGCAGCACTGGCTTGCGAAGAGCTTCGCGCACCAGCCAAGGGAATGGAGGACTTCGATAGCTTCAGCGTCAATCTAGGGAAATGGTTGCTGACAAACCTCGACTGCAC GATGTTGTTTGTCCGAAAGCAATCGACTGTCATGGACTCCATGAAGAACGACTGTGCGATCGTGGAAAATCCCGCCTCGGCCGATCGCGCGGTCACTGACTATCGAGACCTGCAGCTGGCTATGGGGCGACGGTTCCGGTCGTTGAAGGTGTGGTTCGTACTCAGATCCTGGGGCAAAGACGGCATTCGCAGGAATATCCGACGGCATATCGATATGGCCGCGTCATTTTCTAGCTGGATCGATGAGCGATCGGACCTGTTCGTTCATGCGACCAAGCCTCAGTTCGCCCTGAACGTTCTCCGCGTTTCGGACCAAGCTGCTCAGAAGATGGGTGCAAGTCCAGATTCGGCAACTCTGAAGCTATACAACGCAGTGAGCGCAAATAAAGGGCTGTGGCTGTCCAAGACCAGGATCAATGGCTATACGACGATTCGCGTACTCGCAGCGAACCCCAAGTCAACGCTGGAGTCTTTACGCTTCGTCTTCGATACATTGTGCGGAGAGATGCATCGTCTCATCGATGATGTGAATGTTTAG
- a CDS encoding Adenylate-forming reductase Nps11 — protein MASNDTAQPIKGGRTLIQTLLARVESDPDRLYGSFPLTHDIEDGFYDFTFGELGRAVDHCAWMIKDCYGTSTHSETLLFMGARDFCYTIVFLCCLEVRLQGYCENCHEATECSVLTGVAQACFPNTGSSISDNCSILDQVGCTKALHTAYTKELLEACQKSRPQLCLLELPTLQQFFEALARPFQYTPRPWEEAKHDPMLVIHSSGTTGAPKPLVLRNGYIKGLDSHWSGGGAQMSMFDKLDGAFYYTPFPAYHLGGFLSMTVMPTMSMYSTPVMAPPGHYAMRDGPLVLRIIEKRNVKMIVASPALLEAISQMPNGTSTSATLDCVGFGGGPLRESLGDELSSQNVRLINIYGSSEACWLPTRTTEMVDWEWLDFHPDLKIDWRDAGHGDGTHELCFADEAPVVNELRGTYWSLQRKDWRSKDIFVQHETKPWLWKLSGRQDDMLILATGSMINPIPMEDIVAADESVSGALMGGENRWPPCMLVECQDPCGDVQAFVQQIWPRIEAANELVREDSRIPYRNVAVVGPGLFVRNPKGGVVRGRTVQKLANTIDGMYT, from the coding sequence ATGGCCTCAAACGATACAGCGCAACCAATTAAGGGCGGTCGGACATTGATCCAGACACTACTGGCACGAGTCGAGTCTGATCCCGACAGACTATACGGATCGTTCCCATTGACACATGACATTGAAGACGGCTTCTACGACTTCACGTTCGGCGAGCTAGGCCGTGCGGTGGACCACTGCGCGTGGATGATCAAAGACTGCTATGGAACAAGCACACACTCCGAGACACTATTGTTCATGGGTGCGAGAGACTTTTGCTACACcatagtcttcctttgctgcCTTGAAGTGCGGTTACAAGGTTATTGCGAAAACTGCCACGAGGCGACGGAGTGCTCAGTGCTGACTGGCGTCGCGCAGGCTTGTTTTCCAAATACTGGCAGTTCCATCTCAGATAATTGCTCTATACTGGATCAGGTCGGTTGTACGAAGGCATTACATACTGCATACACGAAGGAACTTCTTGAAGCCTGCCAAAAGTCTCGACCGCAGCTGTGCTTACTAGAGTTACCTACTCTCCAACAATTCTTCGAGGCGCTAGCGAGACCGTTTCAGTACACGCCACGACCTTGGGAAGAAGCCAAGCATGATCCAATGCTTGTTATCCATTCCTCAGGGACAACAGGCGCACCGAAGCCTCTTGTCCTACGTAACGGGTACATCAAAGGCTTGGACAGCCATTGGAGCGGAGGTGGTGCCCAAATGAGCATGTTCGACAAGTTGGACGGCGCATTCTACTATACGCCATTTCCAGCCTACCATCTAGGTGGTTTCCTGTCCATGACCGTGATGCCTACCATGTCGATGTACAGCACTCCTGTCATGGCTCCTCCAGGACACTATGCAATGCGAGACGGACCTCTTGTTCTTCGAATCATAGAGAAGCGGAACGTCAAGATGATCGTAGCATCACCGGCTTTACTGGAAGCGATCTCTCAAATGCCAAATGGCACATCCACATCGGCCACGCTCGACTGTGTAGGTTTCGGCGGCGGGCCCTTGCGAGAGTCTTTGGGCGACGAGCTAAGCTCGCAGAACGTTCGACTGATCAACATATATGGGTCAAGTGAGGCTTGCTGGTTACCAACGCGCACTACAGAAATGGTAGATTGGGAGTGGCTAGATTTTCACCCAGATCTGAAAATCGACTGGCGAGACGCTGGACATGGCGATGGAACTCATGAGCTCTGCTTCGCGGACGAAGCACCAGTAGTGAACGAACTCCGCGGAACATACTGGAGCTTACAACGCAAGGACTGGCGATCCAAAGATATCTTTGTGCAACATGAAACCAAGCCTTGGCTATGGAAGCTTAGTGGACGTCAAGACGATATGCTCATACTTGCGACTGGCAGCATGATCAATCCAATCCCGATGGAGGATATTGTTGCCGCTGATGAATCTGTCTCGGGTGCCTTGATGGGCGGAGAGAATCGTTGGCCTCCCTGCATGCTCGTCGAATGTCAAGATCCCTGTGGCGATGTTCAAGCTTTCGTCCAACAGATCTGGCCTCGAATCGAAGCGGCAAACGAGTTGGTGAGAGAGGATAGTCGCATACCTTACCGGAATGTAGCAGTCGTAGGCCCGGGTTTATTTGTCCGGAATCCAAAAGGTGGAGTAGTGAGAGGTCGAACAGTGCAGAAGCTTGCGAACACTATTGATGGTATGTATACCTAG